TCGGCAACAACTCGTATCATCTCGAGGATTTCGACTTCCCCGACGAAGAGGTGATCTCGGCGCTGACCGGCCGTTACTACGAAGGCGACCGCTACATTCCGGAGGAAGTGCTGCTGCCGGTCGCGTTCGAAGGCGCCGACGCGCTCGCCACGTACCTCGGCGGGCTTCGCGGGACGAAGGTCGACGTGTACGTGCCGCAGCGGGGCGACAAACGTCGCCTCGTCGAGATGGCCATCGACAACGCGCGCCAGGCCTTCGCCGACCGCAACGACGAGGCGCTGCGCCGTGAGCGGATGCTCGACGAGCTGCGCAGGAAGCTCCACCTCGCATCGACGCCGAAGCGCATCGAGTGCGTCGACATCTCGCACGTCCAGGGCGAGGCCGTGGTCGCGTCGCTCGTCGTGTTCGACGAGGGTCGCCCCGACAAGTCGAGCTACCGGCGCTACCGCCTGCGCGGCGTGCAGCGCAACGACGACTTCGCATCGATGAAGGAAGTGCTGTCGCGGCGGTTCACGCGCGGCAAGGAAGAGGGCGGCCTTCCGGACCTGTTGATGGTCGACGGCGGACGCGGCCAGCTCGCGATGGCGGTCGAGGCTGCGAAGGAACTCGGCATCGAGGGCGTCGAGCTCGCGTCGCTCGCGAAGGACCGCGTGGCCGGCGAGTTCCAGTCCGAGAACATCGAGCATACCGAGGAGCGCGTGTTCCGGCCGGGCCGCTCGAACCCGATCGTGCTGCGTCGCAACTCGAACGCGCTGTTCCTGCTGCAGCAGCTTCGCGACGAGGCGCACCGCTTCGCGATCACGTACCACCGCTCGCTGCGGGCGCGGAAGCGGCTGCGCTCCGTGCTCGACGACATCGGCGGCATCGGCCCGCGAAAACGCCGCGCGCTGCTGTCGGCGTTCGGCAGCGTGAAGCGGCTTCGCCAGGCGACCGTCGCCGAGATCGCCGAAGTCAGCGGCATCGGCCCGATGCTCGCCGAGAAGGTCGTCACCGCGTTGAACGCCCGGCACGTGAAGACGACCGCCGACGAGCGCGAAGCCGACGAATAAAGGGGACAGGTACATTTAAAAAAGCGCCGCAATTTCACGGGCGAGAAATGGACCAGGTACATTTGAAAGGGTCTTCGTGGGTTCGTGTGGGTCCGCGTTCGATCAAACGGGCTCCGTCAGATTGGCGGCAGCATCAGCGTCGGGAACTCCAGCCTGAGTTACTCTTCGTCGCGTAGACTGTAGGTCTCGGCCCCGACGATCCTGAATCATGCGGATGGACACCGCGTGCCGCTATCGGCGATGGGCTTGTTGTTGCGATGCGCAGCACGATCAGCGCGCTACGCCTGCTGCACGAACATTCCCCGGGGAATGTGATCCAGGTTTCGTCTGATGCACCAGCGCGCAGAGTGATCGGTGTCTTGAGCACCTGCACCGGGGCGGGCGATAGCGACGGCTCCGAGGGTTTGTCGATGTGGACGCCTTGGTAGGCGGCCGCGTTTTTCCACGAGAAAATTAAATGTACCTGTCCCCCTTTTTCATTGCGGCGCTGTGATGAAGCGGGGCGGAACATTTCATCGCCGTCATCTCGACGCGCGGGAGTCTTTCGCACGGGAGCGAGGTCGTTTAGCGGGAGGGGATGCGATTTGTTCTCTCGGCGCTCGCGCTGCTCATCGTGCAGCAGGTTTTCTGGCGCACGATTGATCCGCCCGGCGCACCGGGCGACCCGGGCCTCGCGGTACCGATCGCTGCATTCGCAGGCGACGCGAGCACGACGAACGAAGCGGTTCACCTCACTGGCCGCGTCGTCGATGCGGCGCCAACGTGGGGAGAAGGCGTTCGCCTCACGGTCGTTGCCGAATCGGTAGACGACCGCGCGGCCGAAGGGCTCGTCAACGTCTCGCTGCGCGAAACGTCGCGGCGGTGGCGAACCGGCGACCGCCTCGCGCTTCGCACGCGACTTCGCCGCATCACCGGCTTCGGCAACTTCGGCGAGCTCGATTGGGCGGCCTACAACGCACGGCGCGGCATCTTCGCCGGCGGCTACGCGTGGCACGACGAAGACGTCGAAGTGCTGCCGCCGAATGACGGCATCGTCGACCGGCTGCGACGGGCGTTCTCGGAGAGCTGCGAGCGCGCCGGAGGGCAGGGCGCCGAGATCCTCGAAGCCCTCGTGATCGGCGACCGCACGGGCATCGACGCCGCGACGTCGAACGCCGTCCGCGACGCCGGCCTCGCGCACTTCCTCGCGATCTCCGGATCGCACATGGCCCTGATCGTCGCGCTCGTGGTCGCGTTCGTCCGCCGGGCCGCCGGGCTGCGCGTGACCCTCCTCGAGCGCTACGACGTGCTGCGCGTGGCGGCGGTCCTCGCGGCGCTCGCGGTAATCGTTTACGGCGCGGTCTGCGGCGGCGGGGTCTCGGTGCTTCGCTCCGAGCTGATGGCGCTCGCCGCGATGGCCGCGCTGTGGCGAGGCCGTCCCGGCGACGAGATGCGCGCGCTCGGCGGCAGCGCGATCGTCCTCGCGCTCGCGATGCCCGGCGTCGGCGAGGAGGCCGGCTTCCAGCTCTCGTACATCGCCGTCCTCGCGCTGATCATGGACTCCCGCCGCCGCCGGAGATCGGTGAGATCCGCGACAGTGAAATCGGGGTCAGTGAAATCCGGGACAGACACCGATTTCAGCAAATTGGGGACAGACACTGATTTTCGTGAATCGGGGACAGACACCGCTTGCCGGCAATCCGGGACAGACACCGCTCCTCCGCAACCGCGCTCAGACACCGATTCCCGCCGCACCATCGCCGCAACTGCCATCGCCGCGAAAGCAGTCAACGCCGCTCCGGCGCCCGTGCTTCGCGCCCTTCACCTGCTCGCCGAAGCTGCCCGACTAACCGCGGTTTGCTGGCTGGTTACGTCGCCGGTCGTCGCCCATCACTTTCAACGCATCTCGCTGGTCGCGCCGCTGGCGAACCTGCTCGCGGCACCGCTCGTCTCGGCGATCGTTGTCGTTGGAATCGGTGGTCTGGCGCTGCTGCCGATCACGCCGCCGGCCGGCGATCTCGCGGTTCGCGTCGGAGCGTTCCTGTCCGATCTCGTCATTCGCGTGGCTGCCTGGTGCGCATCGATCCCGATGGCCGCGACGCTCACGCCGACCCCCGGCCCATGGCTGACGCTCACGCTGACCCTGCTCGGGCTCGCGATGCTTCTGCCCGCCAGTCGCGCTCAGCGGCGCGCGGCGGTCGCTCTCGCCGCAGCCGCCGGCGTCATGATCGCGCTGGCCGTCCACGACCGATTCCGCAGCGATCGCCTCGACGTGTGGTTCGCGTCGGTCGGGCAGGGCGACGCCGCCATCGTCCGCATGCCGGGCGGCACGGTCTGGGTCGTGGACGAAGGCCCGCCCGGTCGCGGCCGCATGGTCGTCGCTCCGCTGCTGCGGCGCGCGTGGATCGGCCGGATCGACGTGCTGGTCGCGAGCCACGTGCAGTCGGACCACGCCGGCGCGCTCACCGAGCTTCTCGAAGACTTCGACGTGGGCGAGATCTGGCTGCCCGACGGGCCATGCGACGACGTGCCGGCGGCCCGGGCGATTGGCCGTGCAGCGAACCTGCGCGGCATTCCCGTGCGGTTCGTGTCGCGCGATGACGACAAACCGGGGCTGCCGAGATTTCGCAACGCCGGAAGCGAACACCGCGACGCCGGAAGCGAACACCGCGACGCCGGCAGCGAAAGCCGCGACGCCCGAATCGAAGCCCGCGCCCCGGTCTTCGAAAATGCGCGCCGGTCGCCGATCCCGGAAAATCAGTGTCTGTCCCCGATATCCGGAAATCAGTGTCTGTCCCTGATTTCTCCAGAAGTGCTGTGGCCGGCGCGTGGCGCGGCGAAGTGCAACGACAACGATCAGTCGCTCGTGCTGAGGTTCGGATTTGCGGGGCGAAGCGTGCTGTTCACGGGCGACATCGAGGCGCCGGCCGAGCACGAGCTCGCGTCACGCTTCGACGTTCGCGCCGACGTGCTCAAGGTTCCGCATCACGGCAGCCGCACGTCGTCGACCGAAGCGTTTCTCGATGCGGTCCGGCCCGGGCTCGCGGTCGCGTCGCTCGGGCTCGACAACCAGTTTCACTTTCCGGCCCCCGAAGTCGTCGCGCGCTACTCGGCGCACGCGGCGAGGTTCCTGCGCATGGACGAAACCGGCGCCGTGCACCTGACGATCGATCGCGACGGTTCGCTCGGGATCGAGACGTTTCACCCAGAGGTAAACGCACTCGACGATCGGCCGGATGCCCTGGCAACGCTCAGTGCGATGGAAGCAGCTCCGCCGCCGTGACGACGGCATCGGGAAAAGCATCCATCGGCAGCCGGTCCGATCCGCCGGCAATTCCCTGCGCCCGATACTCGTGCGTCATCGAGTCCGGTTCGCCGAACCATTCGACCGTGTGATTGCGCAGATTGACGATCCAGTAGTTCGCGACACCGGCGCGAGCATAGATCGGTGTCCTCGTCAGGCGGTCCTGCGGCAGCGAACGATCGGAAACGTGGACGACGAGCAGAGCGGTCGTCGGGTGCTGAGTGTCATAGTCACGGAGCTGCCCCGGAAGAATTGCGACGTCCGGCTCGGGAACGCAGAACGGGCTCGCAACGAGCGGCGATCTCGAGGCGATGGGAATGTCCGGGCCGACAGCGCGACGCAATGCGCTGATCGCGCGGCGCATGCCCGAGGCCTGCGCGGGCGTCGGCGGCGCCGACGAAACGACGATTCCGTGGAGAAGCTCGGTTCTCTCGTCGGGATCAAGAACGCCTTCCTCGACGAGCGCGAAATACTTTTCCACCGTGTAGCGGCCATCGTCGGATGTCGTCGTTTCCATGCGCGTCACACTAGCGCCGCAGCCGGATCCGGCCAAGGTCAGGGCATGACTTCGATGACATGAAGTGCGACGCGCGGTTCAAGAATCTGGACGCGAAAGCCGGGAACCGTCCCGGCGACGCCGGGCATCGGACCCCGCACGACCCGCGACCGGACCGCACACGCCAAGTCCGGCCCTGACCTGTACGTACCGGTGCTTTCCCGCTATTGCGCGACGCGGAGGACCGAGCATGAGCGATGAACCGAAGAAGGCCGGCATCAAGCGGCGCGATTTCCTGATCGGCGCGACGTCGGGTGCGGTCGTCACGGCGCTCGGCGCGGCGGGAATCGTCAGTGTGCGCGAGAAGACGCGCAAGCTGCGCACGCCGGCCGAAGTCGATGCGGGAGCGCCGGCCGAGGTCGCCGAGTCGTTTGCCGATTCGCGGCCGTCGTACGTCGGAGAGGTCTCGGCCAAGGCCGGCTCACCGAACATCCTCGTGATCGTCCTCGACGACGTCGGTTTCTCCGACCTCGGCGTCTACGGCAGCGAGATCCGCACGCCGAACCTCGACGGCATCGCGCTCGCGGGGCTCCGCTACACGAACTTCCGTACCTGCGCGATGTGCTCGCCGACGCGCGCGTCGCTGATGACCGGCCTCAACCACCATTCGGCCGGCATGGGCTGGCTCGCCGATCTCGACAGCGGCTATGCGGGCTATCGCGGCGACATGACGCTCGAGGCCGCCACGCTCGCCGAGGTTCTTCGCGACGCCGGCTGGTCGACGATGCATGTCGGCAAGTGGCACGTGAACCTTGCGGCATCGTGCGGCGCCAACGGCCCGTACCACAACTGGCCGACCAACCGGGGCTTCGAGCGCGCGTTCTGGTTCCAGGGTCACTCGACCGACTACTTCCGGCCGTCCGAGCTGATCGACGGCGTCTCGCCGGTCGAAGCGCCGGTCAAGGACGACTACTTCGTCACCGAAGACCTGACGGACCGTGCGATTGCGTACGTGCGCACGCAGCAGTCGCTCGCACCCGAGAAGCCGTTTTACCTTCAGGTCGCGTATCCGACCGCGCACTCGCCGCTGCAGGCGAGGGCGCGCGACCGCGATGCGTACAAGGGCACGTACGATGCCGGCTGGGACGTGATCCGTGCGGCGCGGCTCGAGCGCCAGCGCAAGCTCGGCGTAATGCCGGAGACCACGCAGCTTCCGCCGCTGTCTCCCGGTGCCGACTCATGGGACACGCTCGATCCGACGCAGAAGAAGATCTACGCGCGCTACATGGAAGTCTACGCCGGCGCGATCACGAGCGTCGATGGGCAGATCGGCCGCCTGATCGATTCGCTCGACGAGATCGGCGTGCGCGACAACACGCTGATCATGGTCATCTCGGACAACGGCGGCTCGGCGGAAGGAACGACGACCGGCACGCCGAACGTGTTCGCCGCCGCGCTCGGTCGCCCGGTACCCGTCGACGAGGCGATCAAGCACTACGACATCATCGGCGAGAATCCGACGTTTCCGCACTATCCGATCGGATGGGCGTGCGCGTCGAACACGCCATTCCGCATGTACAAGCAGTACGCGCATCTCGGAGGGGTGGCCGATCCGCTGCTGGTCTCGTGGCCGAAGAGAATCACGGCGCGCGGCGAGATCCGCGACCGCTTCGTGCACGTGGTCGATCTCTACCCGACGATTCTCGAAGCCGCCGGCATCAAGCGGCCCGACGTCTATCGCGGCCGCAAGCTCAAACCGATCGAAGGCGCGAGTGTCGTCGCGACGTTCGCGAGCGCGACCGCGGCCACGCGCACCGAGCAGTACTTCGAGCTCGGCGGCCAGCGCGGCTATCTCGACGGCAACTGGCGCCTCGCGTGCCGTCACGAGCGCGGCACGCCGTTCGAG
This DNA window, taken from Candidatus Limnocylindrales bacterium, encodes the following:
- a CDS encoding Uma2 family endonuclease, producing METTTSDDGRYTVEKYFALVEEGVLDPDERTELLHGIVVSSAPPTPAQASGMRRAISALRRAVGPDIPIASRSPLVASPFCVPEPDVAILPGQLRDYDTQHPTTALLVVHVSDRSLPQDRLTRTPIYARAGVANYWIVNLRNHTVEWFGEPDSMTHEYRAQGIAGGSDRLPMDAFPDAVVTAAELLPSH
- the uvrC gene encoding excinuclease ABC subunit UvrC codes for the protein MSVPDSPPEAPASVSDPADPDDAKTTASDREKLEARMAEKAAVAPTGPGVYIFKDKRGKAIYVGKAKNLRDRVRSYVRGGDGRYQVSFLMNRAADFETLVTVSETEALILENNLIKQYKPRYNIKLLDDKSYVSVKVTVKDAWPRILVTRKIQRDGSVYLGPFASASGIRETLEIARKIFPLRSCSDAVFRNRSRPCLEYQIKRCLAPCVLEVDRVEYERQLKGATQLLEGKTDALVADLKVSMSAAADEERYEDAARIRDRIEAVSKVAEKQKALVHGGGDRDVFGFYREGGFLEAQVLLVRSGKLIGNNSYHLEDFDFPDEEVISALTGRYYEGDRYIPEEVLLPVAFEGADALATYLGGLRGTKVDVYVPQRGDKRRLVEMAIDNARQAFADRNDEALRRERMLDELRRKLHLASTPKRIECVDISHVQGEAVVASLVVFDEGRPDKSSYRRYRLRGVQRNDDFASMKEVLSRRFTRGKEEGGLPDLLMVDGGRGQLAMAVEAAKELGIEGVELASLAKDRVAGEFQSENIEHTEERVFRPGRSNPIVLRRNSNALFLLQQLRDEAHRFAITYHRSLRARKRLRSVLDDIGGIGPRKRRALLSAFGSVKRLRQATVAEIAEVSGIGPMLAEKVVTALNARHVKTTADEREADE
- a CDS encoding sulfatase-like hydrolase/transferase; its protein translation is MSDEPKKAGIKRRDFLIGATSGAVVTALGAAGIVSVREKTRKLRTPAEVDAGAPAEVAESFADSRPSYVGEVSAKAGSPNILVIVLDDVGFSDLGVYGSEIRTPNLDGIALAGLRYTNFRTCAMCSPTRASLMTGLNHHSAGMGWLADLDSGYAGYRGDMTLEAATLAEVLRDAGWSTMHVGKWHVNLAASCGANGPYHNWPTNRGFERAFWFQGHSTDYFRPSELIDGVSPVEAPVKDDYFVTEDLTDRAIAYVRTQQSLAPEKPFYLQVAYPTAHSPLQARARDRDAYKGTYDAGWDVIRAARLERQRKLGVMPETTQLPPLSPGADSWDTLDPTQKKIYARYMEVYAGAITSVDGQIGRLIDSLDEIGVRDNTLIMVISDNGGSAEGTTTGTPNVFAAALGRPVPVDEAIKHYDIIGENPTFPHYPIGWACASNTPFRMYKQYAHLGGVADPLLVSWPKRITARGEIRDRFVHVVDLYPTILEAAGIKRPDVYRGRKLKPIEGASVVATFASATAATRTEQYFELGGQRGYLDGNWRLACRHERGTPFENDAWELFDLSKDPNELVNLAASNPEKVKELAAKWNAAAERYGVFPLDDRNLVIKMSQDRLRRGLRRHWEFRPPVERISAQVSPFMNGFDHEIVAELQRPAGKGDGVIVACGSQPAGYVLHITGGRLVYEQSMFPWNERIESSEPVPDGDVTVRYVQKMTSRPFEGGGSLFIGDRKVAEHKFTHCVLSTSYDGFSLGADLGNQVSTMYRGTHPFQGRIVKVTIDIDTTPFTTLEQMRFVDKLGIKV
- a CDS encoding ComEC/Rec2 family competence protein; the encoded protein is MRFVLSALALLIVQQVFWRTIDPPGAPGDPGLAVPIAAFAGDASTTNEAVHLTGRVVDAAPTWGEGVRLTVVAESVDDRAAEGLVNVSLRETSRRWRTGDRLALRTRLRRITGFGNFGELDWAAYNARRGIFAGGYAWHDEDVEVLPPNDGIVDRLRRAFSESCERAGGQGAEILEALVIGDRTGIDAATSNAVRDAGLAHFLAISGSHMALIVALVVAFVRRAAGLRVTLLERYDVLRVAAVLAALAVIVYGAVCGGGVSVLRSELMALAAMAALWRGRPGDEMRALGGSAIVLALAMPGVGEEAGFQLSYIAVLALIMDSRRRRRSVRSATVKSGSVKSGTDTDFSKLGTDTDFRESGTDTACRQSGTDTAPPQPRSDTDSRRTIAATAIAAKAVNAAPAPVLRALHLLAEAARLTAVCWLVTSPVVAHHFQRISLVAPLANLLAAPLVSAIVVVGIGGLALLPITPPAGDLAVRVGAFLSDLVIRVAAWCASIPMAATLTPTPGPWLTLTLTLLGLAMLLPASRAQRRAAVALAAAAGVMIALAVHDRFRSDRLDVWFASVGQGDAAIVRMPGGTVWVVDEGPPGRGRMVVAPLLRRAWIGRIDVLVASHVQSDHAGALTELLEDFDVGEIWLPDGPCDDVPAARAIGRAANLRGIPVRFVSRDDDKPGLPRFRNAGSEHRDAGSEHRDAGSESRDARIEARAPVFENARRSPIPENQCLSPISGNQCLSLISPEVLWPARGAAKCNDNDQSLVLRFGFAGRSVLFTGDIEAPAEHELASRFDVRADVLKVPHHGSRTSSTEAFLDAVRPGLAVASLGLDNQFHFPAPEVVARYSAHAARFLRMDETGAVHLTIDRDGSLGIETFHPEVNALDDRPDALATLSAMEAAPPP